AATATTTAAATCTTAGACAGAAGTTTCTAAAGTGATAAACAGTCATGTTTTAGAAACGAACACCGATGCACATAGATAAACACCGATGGTTATAGATAGATTATCCGTTATGTGTTTTTGTTCAAGCGAATATGAAATTATATTAAGTCTGGCTAATTACTTACGATATAAAGCTTGGGCATTGTGCATGGGAAAATCATCAGTATCTTAATTACCAATTACCCATTACCCACTCTAACGGATAGTATAAGTCGTCAAACGGACATGACATTATTTGTTGCTACATTTTATAAGTTTGTTAAACTTCCAGATTACGTTGAGATACAACAACCTTTGCTGTCTTATTGCCAAGCACAAGGTATCAAGGGAACTATTTTACTGGCGGAAGAAGGTATAAATGGTACTGTTGCAGGTTCCCGTGAGGCTATTGATTCACTGTTGTCTTTTTTGCGTTCTGACTCCCGCTTGGCGGATTTGGAACATAAAGAGTCTACTACCGAGGAACCACCGTTTCAACGTATGAAGGTACGCCTGAAAAAAGAAATTGTTACTATGGGGCTGGCTGATATTGACCCTAATGAAAAAGTAGGAACTTATGTTAGTCCCAAAGATTGGAACAACGTAATTTCCGATCCAGAGGTAGTAGTAATTGATACTCGCAATGATTATGAATTTAGTATTGGCACTTTTAAAGGAGCGCAAAATCCTAGTACAGAATCATTTCGGCAATTTCCAGAATATGTAAGTAATCACCTTGATCCTACTCAGCACAAGAAAGTAGCACTATTTTGTACTGGTGGAATTCGCTGTGAAAAAGCTTCTTCTTTGATGCTTGCACAAGGTTTTCAAGAAGTTTATCACCTCAAAGGCGGGATTCTTAAGTATTTAGAGGAAGTTCCAGCTGAGGAAAGTCTTTGGGAAGGAGAGTGTTTTGTTTTTGATGAACGGGTAGCTGTAAGTCATGGTTTGGAACCCGGTTCCTATAGGATGTGTGTCGGTTGTGGACATCCTATTTCGGAAGCTGATAAAACTTCTCCCAAATATGAAGAAGGAATTAGTTGTCCCCATTGTTTTGATAGTCTCACTCCAGAAAAAAGAGAACGTCTTGAGGAGAAAAGGCGACATATGTCAAGGGGGATATAGTTATACCATTTCGCCATATGTTCTGAGCGATTAAGCTAGAAGTTAGAGGAGTACATAAATATCAATAGGGAGACAAATGTGAACAGTGTAGTTCACTGGCAACAACGAGTAGGTAATCAAAGAGACTGGGTATGGCGGGGCTGGCAAACTCGCTATACCTATATTCGTCCTATCCAAAACCACCCCAACACAACCCCTCTGATTTTATTGCATGGGTTTGGTGCTTCTATTGGACATTGGCGACACAATTTAGAAGTATTAGGAGAACTGCATACAGTCTATGCTCTAGACATGCTGGGTTTTGGTGCTTCCGAAAAAGCTTGTGTGAATTATAGTATCCAACTTTGGGTTGAACAGGTGTATGACTTTTGGAAAACATTTATCCGCCAGCCTGTAATCTTAGTGGGTAATTCCCTCGGTTCGCTGGTTTCCTTAGCTACGGCTGCTACTTATCCAGACATGGTGCAGGGTGTAGTGATGATGAGTCTACCAGATCCATCTTTGGAGCAAGAAGCGATTCCTGCTTTTCTACATCCCGTCGTTGCCACAATTAAAAATATGGTGGCTTCGCCATTATTGATGAAACCTCTATTTTATTTTGTTCGCCGACCAAACATACTACGGCGCTGGGCTGCGATCGCCTACGCTAACCCAGAAGCTATTACTGATGAACTAGTAGAAATATTAGCAGGGCCTCCCCAAGATAGAGGTTCTGCCCGCGCTTTTAGTGCTTTGTTTAAAGCGACAATCAGCGCCAATTTTGGCATGAGTGTCAAGTCTATGCTGCCTAACTTAACAATTCCCATGCTGTTAATCTGGGGACAAAAAGATAAATTTGTTCCCCCAGCACTTGCCCGTGAATTTACCAAATATAATGAGAACTTACAATTGCTGAGTATAGAAAATGTCGGTCATTGTCCCCACGATGAAAATCCAGAGATTATTAACCAGGCTATTTTAGATTGGATTAATTCACTTAGCGATCGCCAATCCAAAGATAACTCTCTAATAGATACAACTTCAGCCCAAAAGTGTTGATGTATTCAGTTTGTAGTTAGCGCTTCAGCGCTCAAGCATAACATCCTAAAAGCGCTAAAGCACTGACTATAAACTAGCCAATCGTAACTTGACTTGTGTCAACAGCCGCCGCACCATTGACGCTTCGCGCCACAGAAACCATTTTGTTGAGAATATCTTGGCTAGGAACTTTACCCTTTAACACAACAGTACTGCCAGTTTGAGCAACCCAAAGGGTATCGATGTCATCTAATTGGTTATCTTGATCAAATGCAAGTGCTACACGCTTTGCTAAACCACTTTGATCGTATTCTCCGTTCAATCCTATCCGTTCTGGAGCAATTTGCTGAGTAGCAGCAGGTGCAGCTGGCTGTTGTTGTACTGCTTGGGGAGCAGGATTCACTTGAGCATTTTGTGGTTTTTCTAATCCAAAAAGTCTTTTTAACCAACCCATAACTTTGTCTCCTATAGGGTTACTAACTATCTGCAATATAAAAACCAAAACATATAATTTACATCTATCTATGTTCTGATATTGAGTTAAAAAGATTTCTACCTTTGGATGAAAAATTGTTATCTTTATGTCTTTGTGCCTTAGTAATGAAAATTTTTAAACTACTGCTATGTATTCATATATCGAAATATAGCTGCAATGTTATGCGCGTCATCTATGCCACGATGATGTGTGCCTTGTAATTCTATCCCCAAATGTTCCAGAGCCTGTGCCATGCCAAATTTTTGGGACACACCACAATATTCGGAAAATTCTTTTTTGATATTTCTATGCTCAGAACTAAAAGGGTAGGGGACATTATGGAATTTACAATCCCTGATAAATTGGTTTTTATCGTAATCTCCCCAAGAACAGAAAGTATGATTGGGGAATGAATATATCCATTCTTTAAATTCATAAATTACTTCTGGAAATTTAGGAGCAGCATCAACATCTTGCTGGCGAATCGTAGTTAATTCTGTACAAAATTTCGTGAGTTGCGGATTTCTTACAGGTTTTATAAACTTCTGATATTCCGACTCAAGTTGCCATGTTGAATCATTCAACATGACTGCACCAATTTCGATGAGTTCCATTTCATGTCTGGGAATACTATTGTCGTGAGAGCAAGTAGCCTCTACATCAACAATGAGAAAATATTTAATCATGTTTTATGTTCATTTAGGTGAGTAATAAACTATCCAATCATTGCTCTGCAAGCGTTTGAGTGGTGACGCTTTACCATGAAAGCTTGTATAAAACCACCTATCACTCCATTTTGGACATGATCCTTAGAAGCGACTACAACCCAGTATTTAGAGTTTTCCAACTTTGGAAAAAATTAACTATATATAATAATCGTGATTACTATTTTGAGATGAGAGAATTTGCAAAATTTTTTGATGAGTATATTTGACAATAGGCTAAAAATGTGTATTAAAGTTAGATGAAAAAGGTTGAATCCAACCTCGTTGCATAGCTACATCAAGAGCGATCGCTGCAATTTTAAACCACAATACACCCTCCAAAGTCAAAATAACAAAGGGTAGCACATCACCACTACAAGCAAATCCAACATCTATCTGAGCTAATCCTCTAACAAAACCGAAAGCTAACACTCCTCCATTTTTGAGTTGCAGGTTTTGATCTTGACGAATGATATATCGATAAGTAACGCCAAACAGCAAACCTGAAAAAGTTGCGATTGCAGCACTCACCAAAAACTGTAAATTGAGGAGTTCAACTCCCAGGCTGCCAAGTGCAGGAAAATACTTTGCTAAAACTAGGCTGTCAATCAACGAAGTGATCCCGAAAGCTGAGAGTAGACACAAAGCTGCTAGAGTTCCCGCTTTTAAGGATTCTAGGCGTTCTGCCATCAGATTATCTGAAGTATTGTTCATGCACAGACGAGGTGTG
Above is a genomic segment from Fischerella sp. JS2 containing:
- a CDS encoding rhodanese-related sulfurtransferase, yielding MTLFVATFYKFVKLPDYVEIQQPLLSYCQAQGIKGTILLAEEGINGTVAGSREAIDSLLSFLRSDSRLADLEHKESTTEEPPFQRMKVRLKKEIVTMGLADIDPNEKVGTYVSPKDWNNVISDPEVVVIDTRNDYEFSIGTFKGAQNPSTESFRQFPEYVSNHLDPTQHKKVALFCTGGIRCEKASSLMLAQGFQEVYHLKGGILKYLEEVPAEESLWEGECFVFDERVAVSHGLEPGSYRMCVGCGHPISEADKTSPKYEEGISCPHCFDSLTPEKRERLEEKRRHMSRGI
- a CDS encoding alpha/beta fold hydrolase, which encodes MNSVVHWQQRVGNQRDWVWRGWQTRYTYIRPIQNHPNTTPLILLHGFGASIGHWRHNLEVLGELHTVYALDMLGFGASEKACVNYSIQLWVEQVYDFWKTFIRQPVILVGNSLGSLVSLATAATYPDMVQGVVMMSLPDPSLEQEAIPAFLHPVVATIKNMVASPLLMKPLFYFVRRPNILRRWAAIAYANPEAITDELVEILAGPPQDRGSARAFSALFKATISANFGMSVKSMLPNLTIPMLLIWGQKDKFVPPALAREFTKYNENLQLLSIENVGHCPHDENPEIINQAILDWINSLSDRQSKDNSLIDTTSAQKC
- a CDS encoding phospholipid-binding protein → MGWLKRLFGLEKPQNAQVNPAPQAVQQQPAAPAATQQIAPERIGLNGEYDQSGLAKRVALAFDQDNQLDDIDTLWVAQTGSTVVLKGKVPSQDILNKMVSVARSVNGAAAVDTSQVTIG
- a CDS encoding 3'-5' exonuclease, producing the protein MIKYFLIVDVEATCSHDNSIPRHEMELIEIGAVMLNDSTWQLESEYQKFIKPVRNPQLTKFCTELTTIRQQDVDAAPKFPEVIYEFKEWIYSFPNHTFCSWGDYDKNQFIRDCKFHNVPYPFSSEHRNIKKEFSEYCGVSQKFGMAQALEHLGIELQGTHHRGIDDAHNIAAIFRYMNT